One genomic segment of Nonomuraea coxensis DSM 45129 includes these proteins:
- a CDS encoding ArsR/SmtB family transcription factor, with amino-acid sequence MEHIARDADIAPVAALIADPTRAAILTALLDGRALAAGELARIAGVSAATASAHLARLLDGRLVDVVRQGRHRYYRLSGHEVAEVLEVLARISARPPVRSLRQSRQARLLEEARTCYDHLAGRAGVGLLDGLRAGGYYTGSGLTGEGERLLTGLGVDVAGARGSRRRFAPECLDWTERRAHLGGALGAAVTDTLFERGWYRRGTVPRAVILTDEGREGLAAMFPSKELTSHTPVT; translated from the coding sequence ATGGAGCACATCGCCAGGGACGCCGACATCGCCCCCGTCGCCGCGCTGATCGCGGACCCTACCCGGGCGGCCATCCTCACGGCCCTCCTCGACGGCCGCGCGCTCGCGGCGGGGGAGCTGGCCAGGATCGCCGGAGTGAGCGCCGCCACCGCGAGCGCCCACCTGGCCCGGCTGCTCGACGGCCGGCTCGTGGACGTCGTCCGGCAGGGCCGCCACCGCTACTACCGCCTCTCCGGCCACGAGGTGGCCGAGGTCCTGGAGGTCCTCGCCAGGATCAGCGCCCGGCCGCCGGTCCGCTCGCTGCGCCAGTCGCGGCAGGCGCGGCTGCTGGAGGAGGCCCGCACCTGCTACGACCATCTCGCCGGGCGGGCCGGCGTCGGGCTGCTCGACGGCCTGCGCGCGGGCGGCTACTACACCGGTTCCGGCCTCACCGGCGAGGGGGAGCGGCTGCTGACCGGGCTCGGCGTGGACGTGGCGGGCGCGCGCGGCTCCCGGCGCAGGTTCGCCCCCGAGTGCCTGGACTGGACCGAGCGCCGCGCGCACCTCGGCGGAGCGCTCGGCGCGGCGGTCACGGACACGCTGTTCGAGCGCGGCTGGTACCGGCGCGGCACCGTCCCACGTGCGGTGATCCTCACCGACGAGGGCAGGGAAGGGCTGGCCGCGATGTTTCCGAGTAAGGAGCTAACATCGCACACACCAGTTACCTGA
- a CDS encoding hemerythrin domain-containing protein translates to MAEHDVIDLLVAQHGRIRDLFDEVEQAPPEKVEAAFSRLTRLLSVHETAEEEIVHPYARRKLDNGPGVVADRLREESLAKRLLQDLHRDGVDHPRFWDRLAELRSAVTTHARGEERYEFARLRACTTPVERRAMGAAVRAAGGLASIRPRPGAESPARNLLTGTPAAFAERAREVIRKALGRS, encoded by the coding sequence GTGGCAGAACACGATGTGATCGACCTGCTGGTGGCCCAGCACGGGCGGATCAGGGACCTGTTCGACGAGGTCGAGCAGGCGCCGCCGGAGAAGGTGGAGGCGGCCTTCTCCCGCCTGACGCGGCTGCTGTCCGTGCACGAGACCGCCGAGGAGGAGATCGTCCATCCGTACGCGCGCAGGAAGCTCGACAACGGCCCCGGAGTCGTCGCCGACCGGCTGCGCGAGGAGAGCCTGGCCAAGCGGCTGCTGCAGGACCTGCACCGCGACGGCGTCGACCACCCTCGCTTCTGGGACCGCCTGGCGGAGCTGCGGTCCGCGGTCACCACGCACGCGCGCGGCGAGGAGCGCTACGAGTTCGCCCGGCTGCGCGCCTGCACCACGCCCGTCGAGCGGCGGGCGATGGGCGCGGCGGTCCGGGCCGCCGGGGGCCTGGCGTCGATCCGGCCGCGTCCCGGCGCCGAGTCCCCTGCCAGGAACCTGCTGACGGGCACCCCGGCGGCGTTCGCCGAGCGGGCCCGCGAGGTGATCCGCAAGGCCCTCGGCAGGAGCTGA
- a CDS encoding IclR family transcriptional regulator: MTGDAQPSDLIRSVSRALRVLEEVARADRPLPVKVIARRCGLNLSTSYHLVRTLCYEGYLHRRPEGDYLLGSKVAERFHDMLDGFERPPHAGSVLRHLAEVTGHTAYLAQLADGRLLVVDVAEGPRSPWLEDLQAGLETAPHATALGKALLRALPARDRREILTGYGRLPRFTSATPATVEDVEEELASLPPGRMVVEEHGQFREQVACAGAVVAGTAWAIGISTRGLELPAPAVALLSAAARDLAGA, translated from the coding sequence ATGACAGGTGACGCACAGCCCAGCGATCTGATCCGGAGTGTCTCGCGCGCCCTTCGCGTCCTGGAGGAGGTGGCGCGGGCCGATCGGCCCCTGCCGGTCAAGGTGATCGCCCGCCGCTGCGGGCTCAACCTGTCGACGTCGTACCACCTGGTCAGGACGCTGTGCTACGAGGGTTACCTGCACCGGCGGCCCGAGGGCGACTACCTGCTGGGCTCGAAGGTGGCCGAGCGCTTCCACGACATGCTGGACGGCTTCGAGCGGCCGCCGCACGCCGGCTCGGTGCTGCGGCACCTGGCGGAGGTCACGGGGCACACCGCGTACCTGGCGCAGCTCGCCGACGGGCGGCTGCTGGTGGTGGACGTCGCCGAGGGGCCGCGTTCGCCGTGGCTGGAGGACCTGCAGGCGGGGCTGGAGACGGCGCCGCACGCGACCGCGCTCGGCAAGGCGCTGCTGCGGGCGCTGCCGGCGCGGGACCGGCGGGAGATCCTGACCGGGTACGGCCGGCTGCCCCGCTTCACCTCCGCGACGCCGGCCACGGTGGAGGACGTGGAGGAGGAGCTGGCGAGCCTGCCGCCGGGGCGGATGGTGGTGGAGGAGCACGGGCAGTTCCGCGAGCAGGTGGCGTGCGCGGGGGCCGTGGTCGCGGGCACGGCGTGGGCGATCGGGATCTCCACGCGCGGGCTGGAGCTCCCGGCCCCGGCGGTGGCCCTGCTGTCCGCGGCGGCCCGCGACCTGGCAGGCGCGTAA
- a CDS encoding NAD(P)H-binding protein — protein sequence MKVIIFGATGMVGRGVLRECLLDARVTGVLTVGRTATGVSHPKLRELVHGELDDLSPIEDRLAGHDACFFCLGVSSAGMKEKDYRHVTYDYTVTAGRTLARLSPGSVFVYVSGAGTDAHGRAMWARVKGETENALLAMDLRAYMFRPGYIQPLHGLTSRTRLYRLGYVVTRPFYPLLRRMFGPAMTTTEQIGKAMIAVTEHGAPTRILGPAGINAL from the coding sequence ATGAAAGTGATCATCTTCGGGGCGACCGGCATGGTGGGCCGGGGCGTGCTGCGGGAGTGCCTGCTCGACGCCCGGGTCACCGGCGTGCTCACCGTCGGGCGGACGGCGACCGGCGTCAGCCATCCCAAGCTGCGCGAGCTCGTCCACGGCGAGCTGGACGACCTGTCGCCGATCGAGGACCGCCTGGCCGGGCACGACGCCTGCTTCTTCTGCCTCGGCGTCTCCTCGGCCGGCATGAAGGAGAAGGACTACCGGCACGTCACCTACGACTACACGGTGACGGCGGGCCGCACCCTCGCCAGGCTCAGCCCCGGCTCCGTCTTCGTGTACGTCTCCGGCGCCGGCACCGACGCCCACGGCCGCGCCATGTGGGCCCGGGTGAAGGGCGAGACCGAGAACGCGCTGCTGGCGATGGACCTGCGGGCCTACATGTTCCGGCCCGGCTACATCCAGCCCCTGCACGGCCTCACCTCGCGCACCCGGCTCTACCGTCTCGGCTACGTCGTGACGCGCCCTTTCTACCCGCTCCTGCGGCGGATGTTCGGCCCGGCGATGACGACGACCGAGCAGATCGGCAAGGCGATGATCGCCGTGACCGAGCACGGGGCGCCCACGCGGATCCTCGGCCCGGCCGGCATCAACGCCCTCTGA
- a CDS encoding LLM class flavin-dependent oxidoreductase, translating into MQFGIFSVGDVTMDPMTGRTPTEHERIKAMVTIALKAEEVGLDVFATGEHHNPPFVPSSPTTMLGYIAARTERLILSTATTLITTNDPVKIAEDFAMLQHLAEGRVDVMMGRGNTGPVYPWFGQDIRQGIPLAVENYALLHRLWREDVVDWEGRFRTPLQGFTSTPRPLDGVPPFVWHGSIRSPEIAEQAAYYGDGFFANNIFWPKEHFQRLIALYRRRYAHYGHGTPEQAVVGLGGQVFMRRNSQDAVREFRPYFDVAPVYGHGPSLEEFMAETPLTVGSPQQVIERTLEFRDYFGDYQRQLFLMDHAGLPLKTVLEQLDLLGEEVVPVLRAEFAKGRPAGVPDAPTHASLLAARQEAEIAPVEA; encoded by the coding sequence GTGCAGTTCGGGATCTTCTCCGTGGGCGACGTGACGATGGACCCCATGACGGGCAGGACGCCGACCGAGCATGAGCGGATCAAGGCGATGGTGACGATCGCGCTCAAGGCCGAGGAGGTCGGGCTGGACGTCTTCGCTACCGGCGAGCACCACAACCCGCCGTTCGTGCCGTCCTCCCCCACCACGATGCTCGGCTACATCGCGGCGCGGACCGAACGGCTGATCCTGTCCACCGCCACGACCCTCATCACCACGAACGACCCGGTGAAGATCGCCGAGGACTTCGCGATGCTCCAGCACCTCGCGGAGGGCCGCGTGGACGTGATGATGGGCCGGGGCAACACCGGCCCGGTCTACCCGTGGTTCGGCCAGGACATCCGCCAGGGCATCCCCCTCGCCGTGGAGAACTACGCCCTGCTGCACCGGCTCTGGCGCGAGGACGTGGTCGACTGGGAGGGCCGCTTCCGCACGCCGCTCCAGGGCTTCACCTCGACGCCGCGCCCGCTGGACGGGGTGCCGCCGTTCGTGTGGCACGGCTCGATCCGCAGCCCCGAGATCGCCGAGCAGGCCGCCTACTACGGCGACGGCTTCTTCGCCAACAACATCTTCTGGCCGAAGGAGCACTTCCAGCGGCTCATCGCCCTCTACCGCCGGCGCTACGCCCACTACGGCCACGGCACGCCCGAGCAGGCCGTCGTCGGGCTCGGCGGGCAGGTGTTCATGCGCAGGAACTCCCAGGACGCGGTCAGGGAGTTCCGCCCGTACTTCGACGTCGCCCCCGTGTACGGGCACGGCCCCTCGCTCGAGGAGTTCATGGCCGAGACGCCGCTGACGGTGGGCAGCCCGCAGCAGGTCATCGAGCGGACGCTGGAGTTCAGGGACTACTTCGGCGACTACCAGCGCCAGTTGTTCCTCATGGACCACGCGGGCCTGCCGCTGAAGACCGTGCTGGAGCAGCTCGACCTCCTGGGCGAGGAGGTCGTGCCGGTGCTGCGCGCGGAGTTCGCCAAGGGCCGGCCGGCCGGGGTGCCGGACGCGCCGACGCACGCCTCCCTGCTCGCCGCCAGGCAGGAGGCGGAGATCGCCCCCGTGGAAGCCTGA
- a CDS encoding FMN reductase → MKLVVVTAGLTQPSSTRLLADRLAEAAVRRLAGHEPDVRVIELRELAGDVANAFVTGFPNARLRAELDAVTEADGLVAVTPIFSGSYSGLFKSFFDVLDNTALAGKPVLVAATGGTARHSLALEHALRPLFAYLRAVVVPTAVYAAAEDWGGGQDAFTDGLGERVERAAGELADLLLHRAPAAAEPVREVVPFEEQLAALRPKR, encoded by the coding sequence ATGAAGCTCGTCGTGGTCACGGCGGGACTGACGCAGCCGTCCTCGACCAGGCTGCTGGCCGACCGCCTCGCCGAGGCGGCGGTCCGGCGGCTGGCCGGGCACGAGCCGGACGTGCGCGTGATCGAGCTGCGCGAGCTGGCCGGCGACGTGGCCAACGCCTTCGTCACCGGGTTCCCGAACGCGCGGCTGCGCGCGGAGCTGGACGCGGTGACCGAGGCCGACGGGCTCGTCGCGGTCACGCCGATCTTCAGCGGCTCCTACAGCGGGCTGTTCAAGTCGTTCTTCGACGTGCTCGACAACACGGCGCTGGCCGGCAAGCCGGTGCTGGTCGCGGCCACGGGCGGCACCGCGCGGCACTCGCTGGCGCTGGAGCACGCGCTGCGGCCGTTGTTCGCGTACCTGCGGGCGGTGGTCGTCCCGACCGCCGTCTACGCGGCGGCGGAGGACTGGGGCGGCGGTCAGGACGCGTTCACGGACGGGCTCGGCGAGCGCGTGGAGCGCGCCGCCGGGGAACTGGCCGACCTGCTGCTGCACCGCGCGCCCGCGGCGGCGGAGCCGGTCAGGGAGGTCGTGCCGTTCGAGGAACAGCTCGCCGCACTTCGCCCGAAGCGGTAG